A region of the Anolis sagrei isolate rAnoSag1 chromosome 4, rAnoSag1.mat, whole genome shotgun sequence genome:
tcctgttggcacagggttttaacccactgcgccaccgggggctccttcaaagcacatatgtatatgtatatgcatatggaattacattttaaaatgtacctattccaacttacaaatgaatccagcttaagaacaaatctacaggccctatcttgttcgtaacttgggagcTGCCTATACATAAAAATGGTATTTCATCAGAAGCTATCTCTGATTTTGAATACATACTACttgataattttatttttcaggCATGAAATAATAGCCATCCAGTCCTTAGGGTTAATCCCACTTGTCTTTTCATTTAACTCCAGCCTCCAAAGCCCTTACTTTAGGACAAAGGCAGCTCTGTTCGTTGTGGTCCCTAAGGAAAAAATGGTGACTGACAAGAATATATTAACATAGAAATGTTTAACTGGAGGGTATAGTGTTGTAATTACAATTTATAAACATGAGCCAAAGACATGCTGAATACACTATCTTCAATATATACTTTATGCACACACATTTTTGGATATTACGTGTTATTCTTTGCTGTACTGTACTGCAGGAAACTGACCCAGGTTGCCATACAGAGAATAAAAACTATTTAAGTGTTTTTGAGTTACATATGTTTGAACCAACGGAAACTGTAAGACACTAAACATATAAGTATTTAAATGTTTACTCTAAGTTTGTTAACAAAGGATTATAATATGGGTTATAACAATCTAACCTGAGGTTTCAGTGCTTTGAGATTGCTTTGGAACACAATTGAGGCTGGAAATAGGCAGTGTGATACAAGCAACACaccagtaaattattattattattcataactgATAATTTCCTAGCATTGCTCAAATATACAGAGTTGGAAGATGAAAGGGCTTAGAGCAGCCAagggctaacttgggccctccatgtgttttagacttcaactcccgccattcctaacagcctcaggccccatcctcaggccctttccttttggacttcaactcccaccattcctaacagcctcaggcccctccctcaggccctttccttttggacttcaactcccaccattcctaactgcctcaggtcccatcctcaggcccttttcttttggacttcaacccccaccattcctaacagccccatgCCCCATCCTAGGGTCCtttccttttggacttcaacccccaccattcctaacagccccaggccccatcctcaggccctttccttttggacttcaactcccaacattcctaacagcctcaggccccatactcaggccctttccttttggacttcaactcccaccattcctaacagcttcaggccctttccttttggacttcaactcccaccattcccaacagcctcaggccccatcctcaggccctttccttttagacttcaacttccaacattcctaacagcctcaggccccatcttcaggccctttccttttggacttcaactcccaccattcctaacagcttctggCCCTTccttttggaattcaactcccaccattcccaacagcctcaggccccatcctcaggccctttccttttggacttcaactcccaccattcctaacagcttcaggccctttacttttggacttcaactcccaccattcccaacagcctcaggccccatccTCACGCCCcttccttttggacttcaactcccaccattcctaacagcttcaggccctttccttttggacttcaactcccaccattcccaacagcctcaggccccatcctcaggccctttccttttggacttcaacttccaacattcctaacagcctcaggccccatcttcaggccctttccttttggacttcaactcccaccattcctaacagcttctggCCCTTccttttggaattcaactcccaccattcccaacagcctcaggccccatcctcaggccctttccttttggacttcaactcccaccattcctaacagcttcaggccctttacttttggacttcaactcccaccattcccaacagcctcaggccccatccTCACGCCCcttccttttggacttcaactcccaccattcccaacagcctcaggccccatcctctggccctttccttttggacttcaactcccaccattcctaacagctttagGCCCcttcctcaggccctttccttttggacttccaccattcctaacagccttccttttcctcctagCCCGCTTAAGGAATGgcgggagtagaagtccaaaacccctgaagggcccaagttcacCCTTGGCTGGCCTAGAGAagccctttccccttttcttgtgGACATAATCCTGTTCAGCTCCTGAGCAGCTACAGTGGTTCCCAGACTTAAATTCCCAGAAGCCTAAGCCAAGGAAGGCCAATGGGAAGGAATTTTGGGTGTTTAAGTTCCCCACAAtcgaattctgggagttgaagtccataaacACCTTCCCCAACAACAAAAAGCCTAGGTAGGCAGGAGAAGGTGTGAGGACTACGACACCCATAATGCTCCGCGAAGACTTGCTGGCGAAGGACTGCAGCTTGCCTCTTCATCCTATCGCGAGAAGGCGCGCTATTTCTGCCAGTCACTCTGAGGTAAGATGTGTTGTGAGAAGAGGGGCTCTTGTTCTTGCGCATGCGGCCTTTTTCAAATTAAATGTTGAGTTTCCCGGatggaaaaaaaaaaggagtaACCGAAGGGTCACGTGATGGGctggttttatttttttaggTTCCCGCCTCCCGCCCGCGCgcatttttccccctttctcttcgcCTTCCCCGCGTGGCAGCGGCCGTTGGCTTTCAGGGGAGCCTTTTGGTGAGCGCGAGGGCGCCTCGAGAAGGCCCCTTATTGGCGGAGCCTCGGACGCAGGTAGGAGGGAGGGCCCGCGCCTCTGCCTCTCCAAGGGGGGGCGGAAGGCAGTTAGGCCTCAGGCCTCGAAATCGCCTCAGACGAGGAGGCCGAACGCACGGGATCCCCTTAACTCTGAAGGCCGCCACCAGCAGAACCTCCGCCCGTTGCCCTCTCTAGGCCTTTAGAGGCCTTCATTCAGCAAAGGGAGATGGATTTCGAGATGGGAGGCCGGGTTCAGGCCTAGCTGGAGTGGAGTCAGACTGCGTTCATTCAACAACAGGAatgggtaggctgttaggaattgtgggagttgtcatccaaaacacctggagggccgaagtttgcccatgcctgctcgacagcgaaagtagtgtcaaactgtagtTCTTCAGAGGCCCttcctacactgctatataaaatccaggttatctgcgttgaactggattatatggcctaAATTCAgtcttctcagggcccttctttTTTCATACTGCAGATACTGTCATCTTCATGCAGAGGTTTCCTGATTCTTGAGCATTAgtttaagacaggggtcctcaaactttttaaacagtttttgaatttcctatgcacactgcacatatcttgtttgtagtgcaaaaaccaattttaacaaattaaatttattcgtatttcaatgggaagtgtgggcctgcttttgactgatgagataaggttgttgttgttgttgctgttgtgtgctttcaagtcgtttcagacttaggttgatcctgagtgagggccgggtaaaggaccttggagggcctcatccaggccttagtttgaggacccctggtttaagacaggagtcctcaaactaagggtcgaatacggccctccatggtcatttacccggcccttgctcagggtcaacctaagtctgaaatgacttgaaagcacacaacaatcctatctcatcagccaaaagcaggcccacacttcctattgaaatactaataattttatatttgtttaaattgtttttcattttattgtttttaagtgtttttttgcactacaaataatatatgtgcagtgtgcataggaattcattcatgcttttttcaaattataatccagccctccaacagttttagggactgtgacctggccctctattttaaaagtttgaggacccctggtttaagagTTCCCCAAAGGTTAACAAAGAAacaatggcccttccacacagctctgtatcccagaatatcaaggcagaaaatcccacatcatctgagtgtggactcagataactcatttcaaagcagatactgtgggactttctgccttgatattctgggatataaggctgtgtggaagggccacccATTTCTTTTGTTAACCATTGGGGAGCTCTTAAACGAATGCTCAGGAATCAGGACACCTCTGCATGAACATGATCGTATCTGCAGCACAAAAAAAGAAGGCATTTTTTCCCAATAAGGTCTATCACGGAACCTCTAATAGTCCTTGGGTTCCAGAGTAACCTTTCCTGGAAAGGTTTCTCTGGAAGAGAACTTGACAAATCGATGGCAAACTTTGGATAACAAATGAACAACGTATACTTTTAGCAATcttgggtgcatccagacagccctataaCCTGGAAAcattcaagttttttaaaaaacgcgTATGTTCCCAGGTCCAAATCCATGTACGCCCCAAAAAGCTCGTGCTCTCTGGGGCACGTGTCCAGATGCGCTCCCAGAACCTTCCAGGAGAGCTCCCAGACaccctaaccccctccccaaacccctttgaaaaataacagaatttacccagcctccattagtgTAGTGCAgtagctctcctggcatgtaggaatgacgtgccaggagagctccagcaacacACTAATGGAGGTCAGGTAAgctcttttgtttaaaaaaaggtggattgggggagggggttggtgtcCTTGCCGTTTTCTGGGCTAATGTAGCCCGGAGGAAcgtgggactactgtctggactgccctctcaaaagtccagaactttCGAGGGAGCAGTCAAGACAGCGGAAGTATTGCGTTTGTCCCGCGCCTttcaagaaggtgcggaataatcccactaacaaattaattcacgaCAAACCAGGGCTTTCCTGGTTTATGGTGAATGAATTTGTTTTTCTGTGGGACGTTATCTGAACAGCCCACTTTAAAGTGCGGGTACTACTGCtataaagaggctgtctagatgtgtccctttttctttttttttttcaattgattGGCTTACAAATCCCTGCATAGATGGAGGGTAAGGCCACTGCCTCATTATTCTCTCTTCCCCTTTGCTAATGTTTCACTGATCAAGCTGAACTTGCTTAGCCAGTACATGAGTGCTGATCAGTGTTGGCCTTGGAAAGCACATTCCAAGCAACTGTTATGGCAGAGCTCCAAGGCAGGGCACGGCATATGCTCTGAAGGCATATgtggttttcttttgttttaatgctTTCTTTGAGATGAAGACAGAGTATAAGGACTGTTTCTTAGAAGGCTTGTTCTTTCTGTTACTCAAAGAGAAAGGGCAAATATGCAAATGCATATGACTGGTAGTGGCTCCTCACAATTACTGTGGCATTTGAGCATTTGCTGCCATGTACTCATGCATCATGAAGTGGGGACAGAATGACACATCTCAATTCTTCTGTACATCAGAAACTGGAAAGCAGAAAGATGAATTATATTTATGTACATTTGAATTTTAATGTCATGAGTTGCAAACAGGTTTGCTGTATTTCCTTTAACAGCTTTCTATCCCACCTCCCCAAAGCTAttagaatacccccccccccgcacgcgcatacacatacacattgtgGTTTAGACTTTTGTGGGCTTGATTATACACAGATTTGGAtaaaaaatgttatctctaggtcctccaaagtAACTGGTCAATTCCCCCCAGTCATGCTGGATAAcctagagaacacttctctagaaatATGGGTCAtccaatgtgattctgtgttCAAAaagcagatgttgaccatagagtcatacaTATAGCGTTAGAAATTCTcagagaggtattctctcagtAAAAAAAgcaatgtatttatgtatttgtgcTTTTCATCCCTAACCCAAGTGAATGTGAAGGGTTGGCTGTAATCTGCAAACTTTTATGCAGAaagcagccagaaaaaaaaattgatcccttcttttcctccctcaccATCGCACACTGGTTGTCTCACTCTCTCTACTTGTCCTCTCTTTCCTTTTAATGTATTATACCTGGAATGGAAATTCCACTTCAGATAGCTCAAGTCACATTTGCTATAGTCATTTGCTTAAAGGAATTTTGAGCAGATTAAGAAGTGGGTATATAACTTGTTTCAGCCATGGTTCCAGAGAAGCATTTACAGGCTGGATGCAGATAAAGTGCCTTTACCTCCACTGTTATAAAAACAGTTCAGGCTGATTGCAGAAAGAAAGCACTCAGCATGGTTAGACTTGGAGAAATTGAAGCCACTTTGACTGCATCAGTATGGAAACCAATCTGGCTAATAAAAAAGAACCTTTTGTTGCAGTATTTAGTAAGTATGTAAAGACAAAACTACTttagcagccaggctttgtaCTTTATTTTTTTCAGGTACAGCCACATTTCTTCAGAATCCTTCGATCTTGCTTCATAAACACCACGAATCTGCAGCAGCTATGTCTGATGAAAGGCAACACCTTTCTGGTGCagcaaaaaggaaaagggagttAAAGGCAGCTTACCCATCTAAGTCAAAGCGTGCTCTTATGAATTTTATAACAGTAGATAATACAGGTGAATCTTCTGTAGACACTGGAATGTGTATGGGTGCTGGCTGTCAGGAAGTGACTGTTCTAAATAGTCAGACTACAGATGAGCCAACAATTACTGCATCCTCATCTCAAACAGAAGTTAAGATGCACATATCTGAAGATTACAAAACAGATGTAACTATGGTGGATGAGCTGGTCACGGCTACCACTGAGTACAGTCCATCAATTTTAGACGATCCAGGTCTGTGGGTGGATATGAATAGTGATATGAGAGATTTCCTTGTATTGAATGGTCCACAGCAAGTGAAAATATTCAGTTTCCCAAAAGATTCTGTAAAGAGAAGCTTCCATCGCATG
Encoded here:
- the LOC132774890 gene encoding zinc finger MYM-type protein 5-like, which encodes MGTATFLQNPSILLHKHHESAAAMSDERQHLSGAAKRKRELKAAYPSKSKRALMNFITVDNTGESSVDTGMCMGAGCQEVTVLNSQTTDEPTITASSSQTEVKMHISEDYKTDVTMVDELVTATTEYSPSILDDPGLWVDMNSDMRDFLVLNGPQQVKIFSFPKDSVKRSFHRMYYWRELPNGDKLERPWLMYSKTQNAAYCFCCKLFQPNTLFALCSNGTKDWRNLARNLASHEKTPYHQKAFCSWKELEVRLKLKVNIDDKDQEKMASETHHWQNVMKRLIGIVKVLAAQNLSLYGTSDQLFVPDNEFPDYCSLTWNESCYITPET